The window GTCGATGATCCATTCGGTGCCCTGACTGTCGCGTTTCAGCTCGTCCTTGAACACCCACACTTTCGGATACCACCGGCCCTGGACCTGCATAACGTCTTCCGCCCGCGCCGACTTGAGCAGCTTGCCGCCCTTGGCCAGCAGCTCCTCCCGCATGGGCAGCAGCCACTCCTTGTCCACCCACTCCTTGCGAGTATGGTAGGCCATGCCCTCCCGCTTGGCGGTTAGGGTCATTACCCAGCTGTCCCGGCCATTCAGGACCTCCGAGCCTTCCACTACACCGTCGTAGGAATCAAGGAGAGATTGGTCTTCCATCATGTCCTCGTAGGAGAAATCCGAGCCCATGAGGGACTGGCGCAGCATGTGGCCGGATATCTGGATGATACGGTCGGCCTGGGGATTGTAGGTCCAGAGTTGATCGCCTAATTTTAACATTTTGGTGCCCGCCTCCCGTGGGGGATCCAGGTACTCGGTGAAGGCCTTATCGGTGCCCTGTACCCAGCTCCTGGAGGTGATGGTCCGGCTGGTGCGCCGGCCGTGCACCACCATCCGGCTGGTGACAATCTGGGTCTCAGC of the Candidatus Neomarinimicrobiota bacterium genome contains:
- a CDS encoding outer membrane lipoprotein-sorting protein codes for the protein AETQIVTSRMVVHGRRTSRTITSRSWVQGTDKAFTEYLDPPREAGTKMLKLGDQLWTYNPQADRIIQISGHMLRQSLMGSDFSYEDMMEDQSLLDSYDGVVEGSEVLNGRDSWVMTLTAKREGMAYHTRKEWVDKEWLLPMREELLAKGGKLLKSARAEDVMQVQGRWYPKVWVFKDELKRDSQGTEWIIDEIVFDQPIPESRFAKAALRK